From a single Vibrio tubiashii genomic region:
- a CDS encoding cation:proton antiporter, which produces MSVYYTLCFLSAAAMLIAFVNSKIGKMQTTIAITAGSMMLSLLILVAGQNDWFHLTEIASNTVASINFEDFLLKGILGFLLFAGGLGIKLPNLKDQKWEITALALGATLFSTFFIGFVLYGFCQFIGIQFDLVYCLLFGALISPTDPIAVLAIVKKLDAPKRISTQIEGESLFNDGFGLVIFVTIFTIAFGTEAPTVGSVTMLFIQEALGGILYGFALGLLFHYLISATDDHSMELLLTIGIPTAGYAFAEVLHVSGPLAMVVSGIMIGNWTRFIGFSKESEDHLDHFWELVDEFLNGVLFLLIGMSMLLFEFHKEDWILMAFSVPLVLSARYLSVFLSYIGFKRFRKYNPWSVKILTWGGLRGGLALAMALSIPSGIWVIQDKLIDVKEIVLVMTYSVVVFSILIQGSTITPMIEKAKLAQKEMDSENREAEQE; this is translated from the coding sequence ATGTCGGTCTATTACACGCTCTGTTTCCTATCAGCTGCCGCTATGTTGATTGCGTTTGTAAACAGCAAGATAGGTAAAATGCAAACCACCATCGCGATTACTGCAGGCTCGATGATGCTGTCGCTGTTGATTCTTGTAGCAGGTCAAAACGATTGGTTTCATTTAACAGAAATCGCTTCAAACACAGTGGCGAGCATTAACTTTGAAGATTTCCTACTAAAAGGGATATTGGGTTTTCTTCTTTTTGCCGGTGGCCTTGGTATCAAATTACCCAACCTCAAAGATCAAAAATGGGAAATCACTGCCTTAGCTCTGGGCGCGACTCTATTCTCGACTTTCTTTATTGGCTTTGTCCTTTATGGTTTCTGTCAGTTTATCGGCATACAGTTCGACCTAGTCTATTGCTTACTGTTTGGTGCGCTTATCTCACCAACCGATCCAATTGCTGTATTGGCCATAGTTAAAAAACTCGACGCTCCTAAACGAATCTCAACTCAAATCGAAGGCGAATCTCTATTTAACGATGGCTTTGGTCTCGTTATCTTTGTCACCATCTTTACCATCGCCTTTGGCACCGAAGCACCTACCGTTGGCAGTGTTACCATGCTGTTTATCCAAGAAGCTCTGGGCGGCATCTTATATGGTTTTGCTTTAGGGTTACTGTTCCACTATTTAATCAGTGCTACCGACGATCACTCGATGGAGCTCCTACTGACCATAGGTATACCGACAGCAGGCTATGCCTTCGCCGAAGTTCTGCATGTTTCTGGACCATTAGCGATGGTCGTATCTGGCATTATGATTGGTAACTGGACCAGATTTATTGGTTTCTCCAAAGAGAGTGAAGATCACCTCGATCACTTCTGGGAACTCGTTGACGAATTCCTTAATGGAGTTCTATTCCTGCTGATTGGTATGTCGATGCTGTTGTTTGAATTCCATAAAGAAGACTGGATTCTAATGGCTTTCTCAGTACCTCTAGTCTTGTCAGCTCGCTACCTAAGTGTTTTCTTGTCATACATTGGCTTTAAGCGTTTTCGAAAATATAACCCTTGGTCGGTCAAGATTCTTACTTGGGGTGGGTTAAGAGGCGGATTGGCATTAGCCATGGCACTGTCAATTCCGTCTGGTATCTGGGTTATTCAAGATAAACTGATCGATGTAAAAGAGATTGTCCTAGTCATGACCTACTCGGTAGTGGTGTTCTCAATCTTAATTCAAGGCTCGACCATTACGCCAATGATTGAAAAGGCTAAGCTTGCCCAAAAAGAGATGGATTCTGAAAATAGAGAAGCAGAGCAAGAATAG
- a CDS encoding HPr family phosphocarrier protein, with the protein MQQQSRTVLIQNRLGLHARAAVKLVELAQSFDAILTIQNHEGKEATADSVMGLLMLESAQGEHVTISAEGSDAHPALEAVCHLIEDKFDEDE; encoded by the coding sequence ATGCAGCAGCAAAGCCGTACTGTCTTAATCCAAAATCGTTTAGGTCTTCACGCTCGTGCTGCTGTAAAACTAGTCGAACTGGCTCAATCCTTTGATGCCATTCTCACCATTCAAAATCATGAAGGCAAAGAAGCGACAGCTGACAGCGTGATGGGGCTGCTAATGCTCGAATCAGCGCAAGGCGAACATGTCACTATCAGCGCTGAAGGTAGCGATGCGCATCCTGCACTTGAAGCCGTTTGTCATCTTATTGAAGACAAGTTTGACGAAGACGAGTAA
- the metH gene encoding methionine synthase, which translates to MGSNVRQQIEAQLKQRILLIDGGMGTMIQDYKLEEQDYRGERFADWHCDLKGNNDLLVLSQPQLIKDIHSAYLEAGADILETNTFNATTIAMADYEMESLSEEINFAAAKLAREAADEWTAKTPQKPRYVAGVLGPTNRTCSISPDVNDPGYRNVSFDELVEAYSESTRALIKGGSDLILIETIFDTLNAKACAFAVETVFEELGLKLPVMISGTITDASGRTLSGQTTEAFYNSLRHVNPISFGLNCALGPDELRPYVEELSRISETFVSTHPNAGLPNAFGEYDLSPEDMAVHVKEWAESGFLNLIGGCCGTTPEHIRQMAIAVEGVKPRALPELITACRLSGLEPLTIEKETLFVNVGERTNVTGSARFKRLIKEELYDEALEVARQQVENGAQIIDINMDEGMLDAEACMVRFLNLCASEPEISKVPIMVDSSKWEVIEAGLKCIQGKGIVNSISLKEGKEKFVEQAKLIRRYGAAVIVMAFDEVGQAETRERKLEICTNAYNILVDEIGFPPEDIIFDPNIFAVATGIEEHNNYAVDFIEAVADIKRDLPYAMISGGVSNVSFSFRGNNYVREAIHAVFLYHCFKNGMDMGIVNAGQLEIYDNVPDKLREAVEDVVLNRRDDGTERLLDIAAEYAGKGVGKEEDASALEWRTWSVEKRLEHALVKGITEFIVEDTEEARVNASKPLEVIEGPLMDGMNVVGDLFGEGKMFLPQVVKSARVMKQAVAHLEPFINASKQAGSSNGKILLATVKGDVHDIGKNIVGVVLQCNNYEIIDLGVMVPCEQILKVAKEENVDIIGLSGLITPSLDEMVHVAKEMERLDFDLPLLIGGATTSKAHTAVKIEQNYKHPVVYVNNASRAVGVCTSLLSDELRPAFVEKLDADYVRVRDQHNRKKPRTKPVTLEQARANKVAIDWESYTPPEPAKPGVHVFDDFDVATLRNYIDWTPFFMTWSLVGKYPAILDHEEVGEEAKRLFKDANDLLDRVEKEGLLKARGMCALFPAASVGDDIEVYTDESRTEVAKVLYNLRQQTEKPKGFNYCLSDYIAPKESGKKDWIGAFAVTGGIGERELADQYKAAGDDYNAIMIQAVADRLAEAFAEYLHEQVRKDIWGYSADENLSNDELIREKYQGIRPAPGYPACPEHTEKGSLWELLKVEETIDMSLTTSYAMWPGASVSGWYFSHPDSRYFAIAQIQQDQAQSYADRKGWDMLEAEKWLGPNLN; encoded by the coding sequence GTGGGAAGTAATGTAAGGCAACAGATTGAAGCTCAATTAAAACAACGTATCTTGCTGATTGATGGTGGTATGGGCACCATGATTCAAGATTACAAACTAGAAGAGCAAGACTATCGAGGTGAGCGCTTTGCTGACTGGCATTGCGATTTAAAAGGCAACAATGACTTACTTGTTCTTTCTCAGCCTCAACTTATTAAAGATATCCATTCTGCTTATCTAGAAGCAGGTGCAGATATCCTCGAAACCAACACCTTCAACGCAACCACTATTGCAATGGCTGACTATGAAATGGAAAGCCTAAGCGAAGAGATCAACTTCGCTGCAGCCAAACTCGCACGTGAAGCGGCTGATGAGTGGACGGCAAAAACGCCACAAAAACCTCGTTACGTTGCAGGTGTATTGGGCCCAACTAACCGCACATGTTCTATTTCACCCGATGTAAACGATCCCGGTTATCGAAACGTTAGCTTTGATGAGCTTGTCGAAGCGTATTCAGAGTCGACGCGCGCTCTGATTAAAGGTGGCTCAGATTTAATTCTGATCGAGACCATCTTCGATACCTTGAACGCTAAAGCGTGTGCCTTTGCAGTTGAAACTGTGTTTGAAGAGTTGGGGCTTAAACTGCCAGTGATGATATCGGGCACCATTACCGATGCTTCAGGTCGAACGCTTTCCGGTCAAACAACCGAAGCTTTCTACAACTCCCTTCGTCACGTCAATCCAATCTCATTTGGTTTGAACTGTGCGCTTGGTCCTGATGAGCTACGTCCGTATGTGGAAGAGCTCTCACGTATCTCAGAGACATTTGTTTCTACTCACCCTAATGCGGGGTTACCTAACGCCTTTGGTGAGTATGATTTATCACCTGAAGATATGGCGGTGCATGTTAAAGAGTGGGCGGAAAGTGGTTTCTTAAACCTGATTGGCGGTTGTTGTGGTACGACTCCAGAGCATATCCGCCAAATGGCTATCGCGGTAGAGGGAGTAAAACCGCGCGCATTACCAGAATTAATCACGGCTTGTCGTCTATCTGGTCTTGAGCCACTGACAATCGAAAAAGAAACCCTGTTTGTTAACGTTGGTGAACGGACTAACGTAACCGGTTCTGCGCGCTTTAAACGTCTGATCAAAGAAGAGCTTTATGATGAGGCGTTAGAGGTTGCACGCCAGCAAGTCGAGAATGGTGCGCAAATCATCGATATCAACATGGATGAAGGCATGCTTGATGCAGAAGCATGTATGGTGCGTTTCCTCAACCTGTGTGCCTCTGAGCCAGAAATTTCCAAAGTGCCTATCATGGTCGACTCCTCTAAGTGGGAGGTTATCGAAGCTGGCTTGAAGTGTATTCAGGGTAAAGGCATTGTTAACTCTATCTCACTCAAGGAAGGTAAAGAGAAGTTTGTTGAGCAAGCTAAGCTGATTCGTCGCTACGGTGCGGCTGTTATCGTGATGGCGTTTGATGAAGTTGGACAGGCAGAAACGCGTGAACGCAAACTTGAAATCTGTACTAATGCCTACAATATCTTGGTTGATGAAATTGGCTTCCCACCTGAAGATATCATCTTCGACCCGAACATATTTGCTGTTGCTACCGGTATCGAAGAACATAACAACTATGCAGTAGACTTTATTGAAGCGGTTGCGGATATCAAGCGCGACCTGCCTTACGCGATGATCTCTGGTGGCGTATCTAACGTCTCTTTCTCATTCCGCGGCAACAACTATGTACGTGAAGCGATTCACGCCGTATTCCTTTATCACTGTTTTAAAAACGGTATGGATATGGGAATCGTAAATGCTGGTCAGCTTGAGATTTACGACAACGTACCCGATAAGTTGCGTGAAGCGGTAGAAGATGTGGTTTTAAACCGACGTGATGATGGTACAGAGCGACTGCTCGATATTGCTGCTGAATATGCAGGTAAAGGCGTCGGAAAAGAAGAAGATGCCTCGGCGCTTGAATGGCGTACTTGGTCAGTTGAGAAGCGTTTAGAGCATGCGCTAGTTAAAGGTATCACCGAGTTTATTGTCGAGGATACCGAAGAGGCGCGAGTTAATGCTAGCAAGCCGTTAGAAGTGATTGAAGGTCCACTTATGGACGGCATGAACGTGGTTGGTGACCTATTTGGCGAAGGTAAGATGTTCTTACCTCAGGTGGTTAAGTCAGCTCGCGTGATGAAGCAGGCGGTTGCTCATTTAGAACCTTTTATTAATGCCTCTAAGCAAGCGGGTTCGTCGAACGGTAAGATTCTGCTAGCGACAGTAAAAGGTGATGTTCATGATATTGGTAAGAACATTGTTGGCGTTGTTCTACAGTGTAATAACTACGAGATCATCGATCTTGGTGTAATGGTGCCGTGTGAGCAGATCCTCAAAGTCGCCAAAGAAGAGAATGTCGATATTATTGGTCTGTCCGGCCTGATTACTCCTTCATTGGATGAAATGGTTCATGTGGCAAAAGAGATGGAGCGTCTCGACTTTGACTTGCCACTGCTTATTGGTGGCGCGACGACATCGAAAGCCCACACTGCGGTTAAGATTGAGCAAAACTACAAACATCCCGTGGTGTATGTAAACAATGCTTCGAGAGCAGTAGGTGTGTGTACTTCACTACTGTCAGATGAGCTGCGTCCTGCTTTCGTCGAGAAGTTAGATGCTGACTACGTCCGTGTTCGTGACCAACACAATCGTAAGAAGCCAAGAACTAAGCCTGTGACTCTTGAACAAGCGCGTGCTAACAAAGTGGCGATTGATTGGGAGAGCTATACACCTCCAGAGCCTGCTAAGCCGGGTGTTCATGTGTTCGATGATTTTGATGTTGCCACACTGCGCAACTACATTGACTGGACGCCTTTCTTTATGACTTGGTCGCTTGTCGGTAAGTACCCAGCGATCTTAGACCATGAAGAAGTCGGCGAAGAGGCGAAGCGCCTGTTTAAAGATGCCAATGATCTGCTAGACCGAGTAGAGAAAGAAGGGCTACTTAAAGCTCGCGGTATGTGTGCGCTGTTCCCTGCTGCAAGTGTTGGTGATGATATTGAAGTGTACACCGATGAGTCACGCACTGAAGTGGCCAAAGTGTTGTATAACCTGCGTCAGCAAACAGAGAAGCCAAAAGGCTTTAACTACTGTTTATCAGATTATATTGCTCCTAAAGAGTCAGGTAAGAAGGACTGGATTGGTGCGTTTGCGGTGACTGGCGGTATTGGTGAGCGCGAACTTGCTGACCAATATAAAGCGGCTGGTGACGACTATAACGCTATTATGATTCAGGCGGTGGCCGATCGCTTAGCTGAAGCGTTTGCCGAGTACTTACATGAACAGGTACGTAAAGACATCTGGGGCTATTCTGCCGATGAGAACTTATCGAATGATGAGTTGATCCGTGAGAAATATCAGGGGATTCGTCCTGCTCCGGGTTACCCAGCTTGTCCGGAACATACTGAGAAAGGCTCTCTATGGGAGTTGCTTAAAGTTGAAGAGACCATCGATATGTCACTGACGACAAGTTATGCGATGTGGCCAGGCGCGTCTGTTTCTGGTTGGTATTTCTCTCACCCAGACTCCCGCTATTTCGCGATCGCTCAGATCCAACAGGATCAAGCGCAAAGCTACGCGGATCGCAAAGGTTGGGATATGCTTGAAGCAGAGAAATGGTTAGGGCCAAACCTTAACTAG
- the mgtE gene encoding magnesium transporter produces the protein MAEQIEFDQAHQALQEVTEALENGRFVHVRRQLQDMEPEDIAHLLEASPRKSREVLWQLTDPEDYGEILDELNEDVKDDLVSKMAPEMLAEATEGMETDDVAYVLRSLPDDVSREVLSQMDAAERLLVETALSYPEDTAGSLMNTDVITIRGDVDVDVVLRYLRMKGELPEATDALYVIDEESRLIGELPITTLLTTQPDVKISDVMEDADEAIDVTMSDSDIASLFERRNWVSAPVIDENQHLVGRITIDDVVDVIREDAEHSMMSMAGMDDDEDTFAPVVKSARKRSIWLGANVLAALAAASVSNMFEATLDQMAAIAVLMTIVPSMGGVAGNQTVALVIRGLALGHIGDANKRELLMKEAAIGLLNGIMWALIIGGIVVAWKGNWMLGGIISAAMLTNLLVAGVAGVTIPILLKKMNIDPALAGGMALTTVTDVIGLSVFLGLATIMI, from the coding sequence ATGGCAGAGCAAATAGAATTCGATCAAGCTCACCAAGCCCTCCAAGAAGTTACCGAAGCTCTAGAAAATGGTCGTTTTGTCCATGTCCGTCGCCAACTTCAGGACATGGAACCAGAAGATATTGCCCATCTCTTAGAAGCCTCTCCACGTAAAAGTCGTGAAGTCCTTTGGCAACTCACCGATCCGGAAGATTACGGTGAAATTCTTGATGAATTAAACGAAGACGTTAAAGATGATCTGGTGTCTAAGATGGCGCCGGAGATGCTTGCTGAAGCCACTGAAGGTATGGAAACGGATGACGTTGCTTACGTACTCCGAAGCCTTCCTGATGACGTATCTCGCGAAGTCTTGTCCCAAATGGATGCTGCTGAGCGTCTATTGGTTGAAACGGCCCTTTCATATCCGGAAGACACTGCTGGTAGTTTGATGAACACCGACGTTATCACTATTCGTGGTGATGTCGATGTCGATGTTGTGCTTCGTTATTTGCGTATGAAAGGAGAGCTTCCAGAAGCCACCGATGCTTTATACGTGATTGACGAAGAGAGCCGTTTGATTGGTGAACTTCCGATCACAACCCTTCTAACCACTCAGCCTGACGTTAAGATCAGCGATGTCATGGAGGATGCCGATGAAGCTATCGATGTCACCATGAGCGACTCTGACATTGCTAGCCTATTCGAACGTCGTAACTGGGTCTCGGCGCCTGTTATCGATGAGAACCAACACTTGGTCGGTCGTATCACTATCGATGACGTGGTCGATGTTATCCGTGAAGACGCTGAGCACTCCATGATGAGTATGGCGGGTATGGATGATGACGAAGATACTTTCGCCCCTGTAGTAAAATCAGCGCGTAAACGCAGTATATGGCTAGGTGCTAACGTTCTCGCCGCCCTTGCTGCCGCATCCGTCTCAAACATGTTTGAAGCAACGCTTGACCAAATGGCGGCAATTGCTGTCTTGATGACCATAGTCCCTTCTATGGGCGGTGTGGCGGGTAACCAAACTGTTGCTCTTGTAATCCGTGGTTTAGCTCTTGGTCATATCGGTGATGCCAACAAACGTGAACTGCTGATGAAAGAGGCTGCAATCGGCCTGCTCAATGGCATCATGTGGGCATTGATTATTGGCGGTATCGTTGTCGCTTGGAAAGGAAATTGGATGTTAGGTGGCATTATTTCCGCCGCAATGCTGACCAATTTACTGGTCGCTGGTGTGGCTGGGGTAACCATCCCTATTCTGCTCAAGAAGATGAACATCGACCCTGCACTGGCAGGAGGCATGGCGCTCACAACTGTGACCGATGTTATCGGCCTTTCAGTCTTCCTTGGCTTAGCAACCATCATGATTTAA
- a CDS encoding DedA family protein: MLDAILSVLIALWNQDFSILQNSESALMIYCVVGALIFLESGFIPAAPFPCDSVVVLSGTLAAVGVLNPIAILLLICICAALGSWTAYLQGAWLNRLPKVQGWVKAVPQNRLDQVDTLLGKHGLVALFSARFIPVVRSLLPLMMGMRARTVVKFHYFSWLSAILWTLLLCSFGMLLPSLPESISKYITAGLMAAPVITLCAALSSIIVIKLRKSMMKPVTENAQK; encoded by the coding sequence ATGTTAGATGCGATTCTTTCGGTCTTGATTGCCTTGTGGAATCAGGATTTTTCAATCCTGCAGAATTCTGAAAGTGCACTGATGATTTATTGCGTTGTCGGAGCCTTGATCTTCCTTGAAAGTGGCTTTATTCCTGCCGCTCCTTTTCCATGTGATAGTGTAGTGGTTCTTTCAGGGACACTTGCTGCAGTTGGAGTTTTGAATCCGATAGCGATATTGCTGTTGATTTGTATTTGTGCTGCTCTTGGTAGTTGGACTGCTTATTTACAAGGGGCTTGGCTAAATCGACTACCTAAAGTTCAAGGGTGGGTAAAAGCAGTACCACAGAATCGCTTAGATCAGGTTGATACGCTTTTAGGTAAACATGGTTTAGTGGCTCTGTTTAGTGCTCGATTTATCCCAGTTGTACGCTCTTTACTGCCATTAATGATGGGGATGAGGGCCAGAACTGTGGTGAAGTTTCATTATTTCTCTTGGCTTAGTGCGATCTTATGGACGCTACTTCTCTGTTCTTTCGGTATGTTGCTACCATCGCTTCCTGAATCTATAAGTAAATACATCACAGCGGGGCTTATGGCAGCGCCAGTCATTACTTTATGCGCTGCACTTTCAAGCATTATTGTCATCAAGCTGCGTAAATCGATGATGAAACCTGTCACGGAAAATGCTCAAAAATAG
- the hpf gene encoding ribosome hibernation promoting factor codes for MQININGHHVDLTDSMQDYVNEKFQKLERFFDHINSIHVVLKVEKLRQIAEATLHVNQAEIHASSEDENMYAAIDSLVDKLVRQLNKHKEKLNAH; via the coding sequence ATGCAAATCAATATTAATGGCCACCACGTTGATCTAACCGATTCAATGCAAGACTACGTAAACGAAAAGTTTCAGAAGCTCGAACGCTTTTTTGACCATATCAACAGTATTCATGTGGTATTAAAAGTTGAAAAACTCCGTCAAATCGCGGAAGCTACCCTTCACGTAAATCAAGCTGAAATCCATGCCTCTTCAGAAGATGAAAACATGTATGCAGCGATCGATTCGCTCGTCGACAAACTTGTTCGACAGCTTAACAAGCACAAAGAAAAGCTAAACGCCCACTAA
- the ptsN gene encoding PTS IIA-like nitrogen regulatory protein PtsN translates to MQLSEILTLNCTKSAVQCTSKKRALEMISELVAEQTGQNSTELFECMLSREKMGSTGIGNGIAIPHARMQSSDKAVAVLLQCESPVEFDAIDNRPVDLLFALLVPDAQCKEHLKTLSSMAERLNDKQILKQLRKAQSDQELYDIMVNQ, encoded by the coding sequence ATGCAACTAAGCGAAATCCTTACATTGAACTGCACCAAAAGTGCAGTTCAATGTACTAGTAAAAAACGAGCCCTTGAAATGATCAGTGAACTTGTTGCTGAACAAACGGGGCAAAACTCAACCGAACTTTTTGAATGTATGCTCAGTCGCGAGAAAATGGGCAGTACTGGCATTGGAAATGGAATAGCCATTCCCCATGCTCGTATGCAATCAAGCGATAAAGCTGTGGCGGTATTGCTACAGTGTGAATCGCCTGTTGAGTTTGACGCTATTGACAATCGCCCTGTCGACCTACTTTTTGCTCTACTCGTGCCAGATGCACAATGTAAAGAGCACCTAAAAACACTTTCGAGTATGGCGGAACGTCTAAACGACAAACAGATCCTCAAACAACTGCGTAAAGCTCAATCAGACCAAGAGCTCTACGACATCATGGTTAATCAATAA
- the rapZ gene encoding RNase adapter RapZ, with amino-acid sequence MRLIVVSGQSGAGKSVALRVLEDLGYYCVDNLPVDLLEVFVQSVQTSKQNVAVSIDIRNLPTEPNLVEDVLTKLKKSSDVSVLFLDANKETLLKRYSETRRIHPLSLSIENTSLEQAIEKERCILSPLKEHADLVIDSSNQSLHELSETVRMRVEGRERKDLVMVFQSFGFKYGLPSDADYVFDVRFLPNPHWEPDLRPLTGLDAPIKSFLEGHHEVMELKQQIQKFIEHWLPMLEKNNRSYLTVAIGCTGGKHRSVYLTQQIGEYFAQMGHQVQIRHASLEKNHKE; translated from the coding sequence ATGCGCCTTATCGTTGTTAGCGGTCAGTCCGGTGCAGGTAAAAGCGTTGCGTTACGCGTACTGGAGGACTTAGGTTACTACTGCGTAGATAACCTGCCAGTCGACCTGCTTGAAGTCTTTGTTCAATCGGTACAGACCAGCAAACAGAATGTCGCCGTTAGCATCGATATCCGTAACCTACCGACTGAACCAAACTTAGTCGAAGACGTGTTAACTAAGCTTAAGAAAAGCTCTGACGTCAGCGTGCTATTTTTGGATGCCAACAAAGAGACGCTATTAAAGCGCTATAGCGAGACTCGTCGTATTCATCCTTTGTCACTCAGTATTGAAAACACCTCGTTAGAGCAGGCGATTGAGAAAGAACGCTGTATCCTCTCTCCTCTCAAAGAGCATGCTGACTTAGTGATCGACAGTAGTAATCAATCTCTGCATGAACTGAGTGAAACAGTACGTATGCGCGTTGAAGGGCGAGAACGCAAAGATCTTGTGATGGTCTTTCAGTCCTTTGGTTTCAAGTATGGTCTGCCAAGCGATGCAGACTACGTGTTTGATGTGCGCTTCTTACCTAACCCGCACTGGGAACCGGATTTAAGGCCATTAACTGGCTTAGATGCGCCAATCAAATCCTTCTTGGAAGGTCATCATGAAGTAATGGAACTCAAGCAACAGATTCAAAAGTTCATTGAACACTGGCTGCCAATGCTTGAGAAAAACAATCGTAGCTATCTCACCGTTGCGATTGGTTGTACTGGCGGCAAGCATCGCTCCGTCTACCTGACTCAGCAAATTGGCGAATACTTTGCACAGATGGGGCATCAAGTTCAGATTCGTCACGCTTCACTAGAGAAAAACCACAAGGAATAG
- a CDS encoding RNA polymerase factor sigma-54 translates to MKPSLQLKLGQQLAMTPQLQQAIRLLQLSTLDLQQEIQEALDSNPLLEVEETSDEPSAEETSRNEEKEPTVELAETAEPDVKDSSELIEKSEISNDLEIDTTWEDVYSANTGSTGIALDDDAPVYQGETTQSLQDYLIWQLDLTPFSETDRTIALALIDAIDDYGYLTVSTEDILESFNNEEIEIEEIEAVRKRIQQFDPLGVASNNLQDCLLLQLATFPEDTPWLTEAKLVLTNHIDQLGNRDYKLVIKETKLKEAELREVLKLIQQLDPRPGSRIAPDHAEYVIPDVSVFKDHGKWVVTINPDSVPRLKVNQQYAALGKGNNADSQYIRSNLQEAKWLIKSLESRNETLLKVAKCIVEHQRDFFEYGEEAMKPMVLNDVALAVDMHESTISRVTTQKYMHTPRGIFELKYFFSSHVSTDNGGECSSTAIRALIKKLVAAENSAKPLSDSKIAALLADQGIQVARRTIAKYRESLGIAPSSQRKRLL, encoded by the coding sequence ATGAAACCCTCATTACAACTCAAGCTAGGACAGCAGTTAGCGATGACACCTCAATTGCAGCAAGCGATTCGTTTGTTGCAGCTGTCGACGCTAGATCTTCAACAAGAGATTCAAGAAGCTTTGGATTCAAACCCTCTACTAGAGGTTGAAGAAACCAGTGATGAGCCGTCTGCTGAAGAAACAAGCCGCAATGAAGAGAAAGAGCCCACCGTTGAGCTGGCAGAAACAGCAGAACCTGATGTTAAAGACAGCTCAGAGCTGATTGAAAAGTCTGAAATCAGTAACGACCTCGAAATTGATACCACTTGGGAAGATGTCTACAGTGCTAACACAGGCAGTACCGGTATTGCTCTTGATGATGACGCCCCTGTTTACCAAGGTGAAACCACTCAGTCTTTGCAAGACTACCTGATCTGGCAATTAGACCTTACGCCATTTAGTGAAACAGACCGTACTATCGCCTTAGCACTGATCGATGCCATTGATGACTATGGTTACTTAACGGTGTCAACTGAGGACATCCTTGAAAGTTTCAATAACGAAGAGATTGAGATCGAAGAGATTGAAGCGGTACGTAAACGTATCCAACAATTTGATCCACTCGGCGTTGCCTCTAATAATCTCCAAGACTGTTTGTTACTTCAGTTAGCTACCTTCCCAGAAGATACACCTTGGCTAACAGAAGCTAAGTTAGTACTTACCAACCATATTGATCAGTTAGGTAATCGTGATTACAAACTGGTCATAAAAGAGACTAAGCTAAAAGAAGCAGAGCTACGTGAAGTGCTCAAGCTAATTCAACAGCTTGACCCAAGACCGGGAAGTCGCATTGCCCCTGACCATGCTGAATATGTCATTCCAGATGTGTCCGTATTTAAGGACCATGGAAAATGGGTGGTTACCATCAACCCAGATTCAGTACCAAGATTGAAGGTCAACCAGCAATATGCCGCGCTGGGTAAAGGTAATAATGCGGATAGCCAGTACATTCGCAGTAATCTGCAAGAAGCAAAATGGCTAATTAAAAGCTTAGAAAGTAGAAATGAGACGTTACTCAAAGTTGCTAAGTGTATTGTTGAACATCAACGCGATTTCTTTGAGTATGGTGAAGAAGCCATGAAACCAATGGTGCTTAATGATGTTGCGTTAGCTGTCGACATGCATGAGTCCACCATTTCTAGGGTGACAACGCAGAAGTATATGCATACCCCTCGTGGCATTTTTGAACTGAAGTACTTCTTTTCAAGCCATGTCAGCACCGACAATGGCGGAGAGTGCTCATCAACTGCAATCCGCGCACTGATTAAAAAACTCGTCGCTGCAGAGAACAGTGCGAAACCACTCAGTGACAGTAAGATTGCAGCTCTACTCGCTGACCAAGGGATTCAGGTCGCTCGTAGGACGATAGCGAAATACCGAGAGTCTTTAGGAATAGCCCCTTCAAGTCAGCGCAAACGCCTGCTTTAG